One genomic segment of Pandoraea thiooxydans includes these proteins:
- a CDS encoding isochorismatase family protein, translating into MTPSAAVPASQTALLVIDVQESFRRRPYWVESDVPAYLSRQQALIDGCAARGVPIVQVFHHEETGVFSRASGFVKTLAPLSIKPDFVVDKVVHSALAGTPLQAWLTRHGTRRLLVSGIRTEQCCETTTRAASDAGYLVDYITEATLTFPMTHPGSGQVYSAADIKARTELVLHQRFARIATVEQVLAEM; encoded by the coding sequence ATGACCCCCTCTGCCGCCGTACCCGCCTCCCAAACCGCCCTGCTGGTGATCGATGTCCAGGAATCGTTCCGCCGCCGGCCATACTGGGTGGAGTCCGATGTGCCGGCCTATCTGAGCAGGCAACAGGCCTTGATCGACGGTTGCGCCGCGCGCGGCGTGCCGATCGTCCAGGTATTTCACCATGAGGAAACCGGCGTGTTCTCGCGGGCGTCAGGGTTCGTCAAAACGCTGGCGCCGCTGTCGATCAAGCCAGATTTCGTGGTCGACAAGGTCGTGCACAGTGCGCTTGCCGGGACCCCGTTACAGGCATGGCTGACGCGCCACGGCACCCGGCGCCTGCTGGTCTCCGGCATTCGCACCGAGCAATGCTGCGAGACGACCACCCGAGCGGCTTCCGATGCCGGTTATCTGGTCGATTACATCACCGAGGCGACACTGACCTTTCCGATGACCCATCCGGGTTCCGGTCAGGTGTATTCGGCCGCCGACATCAAGGCCCGGACGGAGCTGGTCCTGCACCAGCGCTTCGCACGCATCGCCACGGTCGAGCAGGTGTTGGCCGAGATGTGA
- a CDS encoding GlxA family transcriptional regulator: MQRRQPVYFLVTPHVLMLDLAAPAEALRMAGQMQDEVAFELSYVSPAGATLDTSIGLTLGPFEPPPVTLPEDALLVLTGSVAHPLPVAARPLDAQHVAAAEARAVAWLRETVKPYHRLACVCTGALLAGRAGLLDDRLCTTHHTSCDELQTLAPKARVVANRLYVEDGNVYTSAGITAGLDLMLHLIGRLTNPLCAVAVARHMVAYLRRTGGDPQLSPWLEGRNHIHPAIHRVQDAVTADPARPWSAADMAELACTSVRHFTRLFREHTGTNPVDYVHRLRIGLARELLANSRLGIERVAEQAGFGSGRQLRRVWHKFDTAPPVQARQAARASKLK, translated from the coding sequence ATGCAGCGCCGCCAACCGGTTTATTTTCTCGTCACACCGCACGTTCTGATGCTCGACCTGGCGGCGCCAGCCGAGGCGCTGCGCATGGCCGGGCAGATGCAGGACGAAGTGGCGTTCGAGTTGAGTTACGTGAGTCCGGCCGGCGCCACGCTCGACACGTCGATCGGGCTCACGCTCGGCCCGTTCGAGCCGCCGCCCGTCACGCTGCCCGAGGACGCGCTGCTGGTGCTGACCGGCAGCGTCGCTCACCCCTTGCCCGTCGCGGCGCGGCCGCTCGATGCGCAGCACGTCGCGGCGGCCGAGGCACGTGCCGTGGCATGGCTGCGCGAGACCGTGAAACCGTATCACCGGCTCGCCTGTGTGTGTACCGGTGCATTGCTGGCCGGCCGCGCGGGTTTGCTCGATGACCGGCTGTGCACGACCCATCACACCAGTTGCGACGAACTCCAGACACTCGCCCCGAAGGCGCGGGTGGTTGCCAACCGCCTTTATGTGGAGGACGGCAACGTCTACACCAGCGCGGGCATCACCGCCGGGCTGGATCTGATGCTGCATCTGATCGGCCGCCTGACCAATCCGTTATGCGCGGTAGCCGTGGCGCGTCACATGGTGGCCTATCTGCGCCGCACCGGGGGCGATCCGCAATTATCTCCGTGGCTGGAGGGGCGCAACCACATTCACCCGGCGATTCACCGCGTGCAGGATGCGGTGACCGCCGACCCGGCGCGCCCGTGGAGTGCCGCCGATATGGCCGAGCTCGCCTGCACCAGCGTACGTCATTTCACACGGCTGTTCCGCGAGCATACGGGCACCAACCCGGTTGACTATGTGCACCGGCTGCGGATCGGCCTGGCGCGCGAGCTGCTGGCCAATTCCCGTCTAGGCATCGAGCGCGTGGCCGAACAGGCCGGCTTCGGCTCGGGACGCCAGCTACGTCGGGTCTGGCACAAATTCGACACTGCGCCGCCCGTGCAGGCGCGGCAGGCGGCCCGGGCCAGTAAGCTAAAATAG
- the serB gene encoding phosphoserine phosphatase SerB translates to MNLVILGTTPFTPPQLAALRSLLPDHDMSVDDALAHIGSVRIAGVTATQTLQAQLETLGAQHRWDYALLPEGRRLTDFRLVAMDMDSTLITIECVDEIADYCGLKAEVSAITEAAMRGEIKDFNESLTRRVALLKGLDAGALERVYEDRLRFSPGAESMLLGVQARGLKTLLVSGGFTYFTERLKPRLKLDATRANTLEIVDGKLTGRVLGEIVNAEVKARAVREMCEQIGAAPHQAIVIGDGSNDLQMMAAAGLSIAFRAKPVVRAQASVAFNHVGLDALLRLFDA, encoded by the coding sequence ATGAATCTCGTTATTCTCGGCACCACGCCGTTTACGCCCCCGCAACTGGCCGCGCTGCGCTCGCTGCTGCCCGACCATGACATGTCCGTGGACGACGCCCTGGCTCATATCGGCTCGGTGCGCATCGCCGGCGTCACTGCTACCCAGACGCTGCAAGCGCAACTCGAAACCCTTGGCGCCCAGCATCGCTGGGACTACGCGCTGCTGCCCGAGGGGCGCCGGCTGACCGATTTCCGGCTGGTGGCGATGGACATGGACTCGACGCTCATCACAATCGAATGCGTGGATGAAATTGCCGACTATTGCGGCTTGAAGGCGGAAGTCTCGGCAATCACCGAAGCGGCCATGCGCGGCGAGATCAAGGATTTCAACGAAAGCCTGACGCGCCGCGTGGCGCTGCTCAAGGGGCTCGACGCCGGCGCGCTCGAGCGCGTCTATGAAGATCGCCTGCGCTTCTCGCCGGGTGCCGAGTCAATGCTGTTGGGGGTGCAGGCGCGCGGCCTGAAAACCTTGCTGGTGTCGGGCGGCTTCACTTATTTCACCGAGCGGCTCAAACCGCGTCTGAAGCTGGATGCCACGCGCGCGAATACGCTGGAGATCGTCGACGGCAAGCTGACCGGCCGGGTGCTGGGCGAGATCGTCAATGCGGAGGTCAAGGCGCGCGCGGTGCGCGAGATGTGCGAGCAGATCGGCGCGGCCCCGCATCAGGCGATCGTCATCGGCGACGGCTCGAACGACTTGCAGATGATGGCCGCCGCGGGCCTGTCGATCGCATTTCGCGCCAAGCCGGTAGTACGCGCCCAGGCCAGTGTGGCGTTCAACCATGTCGGGCTCGATGCACTGCTGCGCCTGTTCGACGCGTAA